One Falco cherrug isolate bFalChe1 chromosome 11, bFalChe1.pri, whole genome shotgun sequence DNA window includes the following coding sequences:
- the CCL20 gene encoding C-C motif chemokine 20 produces MVGFSSKSLVLVSLLGLLALLLCGTSEAHSNQDCCLSYTKVRLPRWALKGYTEHLSSEVCDIHAIIFHTYSGLNACVNPREGWVKKHLLFLSHKLKKMSM; encoded by the exons ATGGTTGGCTTTAGCAGCAAGAGCTTGGTCCTGGTTTCCCTGCTGGGGCTCCTGGCACtgctcctgtgtggcacctCTGAAG cacACAGCAACCAGGATTGCTGTCTCTCTTACACCAAAGTGCGTCTGCCTCGGTGGGCCCTAAAGGGCTATACTGAACACCTCTCCAGTGAAGTCTGTGACATCCATGCAATCAT tttccacACCTACAGCGGGCTGAATGCCTGTGTAAATCCTAGGGAGGGCTGGGTGAAGAAGCATCTTCTGTTCCTGAG CCATAAGCTTAAGAAGATGTCAATGTGA